The Salvia miltiorrhiza cultivar Shanhuang (shh) chromosome 1, IMPLAD_Smil_shh, whole genome shotgun sequence genome has a window encoding:
- the LOC130988107 gene encoding NAC domain-containing protein JA2-like, whose translation MAVLPKMDCRFTSAKVGVDVDGNGDSIMEVPMGWRFMPTDEELIISYLSRKVAFRSLPAQIIKEIDATEFYKHHPNNLVDNVCFKRDLCSLETECYLFINHDQYFHGRIIKMRQVGEGNIGFWRCDGKEEAIFDAHGNVFAYKLHSTFYNSKSKKTSWKMEEYRLVHRYFNKDENSPRDEWVVARIRGAQSLQQKLEFF comes from the exons ATGGCCGTACTTCCGAAGATGGATTGCCGTTTTACGTCTGCAAAGGTAGGCGTCGATGTCGATGGCAACGGAGATTCAATAATGGAGGTTCCGATGGGGTGGCGGTTTATGCCGACCGACGAAGAACTTATCATATCGTATTTGTCCAGAAAAGTGGCTTTCAGATCTCTACCAGCTCAGATTATTAAGGAGATTGATGCAACCGAGTTTTATAAACACCATCCAAACAATCTTG TTGATAATGTTTGCTTCAAGAGAGACCTATGCAGTTTGGAAACAGAGtgctatttatttattaatcacgACCAATATTTTCACGGAAGAATTATCAAAATGAGACAAGTTGGAGAAGGCAATATTGGCTTCTGGAgatgtgatggaaaagaagaagcCATTTTCGATGCTCATGGAAATGTTTTTGCTTATAAACTTCACTCTACTTTTTATAACTCCAAATCAAAAAAGACATCTTGGAAAATGGAAGAATATCGATTAGTACATAGATACTTCAACAAAGATGAG AATTCACCTAGAGACGAGTGGGTTGTGGCAAGGATCAGAGGAGCACAAAGTTTACAGCAAAAACTGGAATTCTTTTGA